Within Citrus sinensis cultivar Valencia sweet orange chromosome 1, DVS_A1.0, whole genome shotgun sequence, the genomic segment ATGGGAATGGCCTTGTAGAAGTAGATGAATGATACATGATGACGCCGGCACCAGCGCCCCCACCTCGCACGCCGCCACGTGCACCTCCGCCACCTTTGGCAGCCACTGAGTCTAAGGATGACTGTGACATGATCATCAGGACAATAATTGATAGCACCACCAACAATTTTGTGAGCTTTGGTGCCAAGTGAGAtgtcatttctttttcaatcgCGTGGGAGAATTTCGAACTTGTAATTTCTTAAGAAGACAAGGCAGAAGAAACCTGTTATATCGCTTCGTATCTTTCATGTTAATGAGCCAAATCTGAAATTATTTATGCCAGtttaatacacacacacacacacgaaAAACCTTACAATAACGTTATAATTAACAAATCTTTTCtctttaaaacttcttttgattttgttttgcaataattttctttctttttaatcgTGGGTTGTGGAGATATTGACGTAATTTTGCGAGAGCAACTTGTTACGAGATAAGTATTGTGTGCAGTAAATCCGTGCACCATTTAGATAATTTCTAGCACAAAAGTTGTTAAATAAGCTTGGTGGCCTTTTCAAACTAGTAAGTAAGGATGATTGGAACAATactagagagaagagagagcaaTATgaccaaatataattttattactcacaaaaaaataaatacaaaaaaagttttttagaAGAGCTTGAGAGCTTGTGTGTGAGGTGTGTTGTGTGTGTGTCGGTGGTGGTGTGATGAACAAAATGGTGAGGGCTCACCCCTATTTATAGAGTTGGGTGCTAGGTCATGAAGCTTCCTAGCAAGTGGATGTAAGTTGCCTAAAAATCTAGTTAGAGATTAAAGTGCACaactctataaaattttacactATTTACAATTGTAGAGAATTCTAGATTTTGAATCGGACTTGGTTACTTACTCAGCGCAGTACGACTGGCTAGTTATATGAGGTGGTTCAGTGTTGAGCGCACCCTATGCTAAGTACATCCCGCTGTTAAGCGGAGCACACCCCACTTATAAGCGCATCCCACTTTTAAACAGACTTTTACTAAGCATACCCATTAGTGGCAAATTTGACCGGCCGTGACAATCTACTGGTTCTGGAGCTGACCTATTTTCTATGAAATTATTCATGGCGtgatgaattttcttttgtcaaaaGCATAATTAGTTGCATATAAAAGCAGAAAAGTCACAAATTTAGCTATACATACGGCTCCTAGTTCAATTATTTGGAAGTCATTGCGGTTATTCTCcgaaaaattttaagattcgGGAGCACCTTATGATTCCTTCATGTATTACAAGTTCaccaaatataaaattaattactagtTCAAAAGAATTTTGCAATCCCCCTGTTCTCTCAATCTTCTTACTTCTTCTTCTGCTGCATTCAATGTCTAAAATCTAAGTGGACCTCTCTAATTCTTGTATCATTTTAATACCATTTCATGTCCTTGCCAATGCTAATTGGTTGCTgcttagttaaaaataattttattttcaaagaactTCACTGTCAACTAAATCAACATTCAGATATAAACTTGGAGACTGCTCtgtaaataaacaataaatctTTGTTCCTTCAACTGGTTTGAGAGATTAATACAGGCAAACCAACACAATTCTCAGCAACGCAGCAGCCACTGCAAACAAGAGATAATTTCGGAACCATTTGATGAAGTAACCCGATCCTCAATGGCATTTACACTCAAATGATAATAAGCAGGAAATTTATGAGTCAGccattgaaaattattaaaattgcaATTGCCACCAAAATTCTACAGCCTCTCatcaaatatttgaaacaaATGACTGAACAGATACAGAGTTCAGATTAGGGTAACTGGGTAACTGACTAGTTTTCTTAGGTAGCATCCATTACAACTCAAAAGGATAATGAAGAGACCAAAGAAGTGCTAAATTTTCAGTCttgaaacttttatttatacaaGCAATTAGATCAGCAACTGAGCTACCTCATTGGCCTTGGATAACATTGTAACATAATTACAACCACTTTTAAATTACCCCTGAAGCCCAGAGCTCTCGGCTTCCTCATGaaccattttctttcaaagTTACCCCACTAATCTAAGGGATTTTTCCTTGTTCTCTACATCAGAACCTTAAACATCGAATGGAGTTTATTCCTATTTCATACAATTGTCACACCATTTGCAAACCAGTACACTGAACAGAAAAAATACAGTTGACAAATCCAACGAGTTTTGCTCCTAGACTGACTCAAgtatcaattatcaaatatttccTTGAAAAGTTCACACTGCTAATAAAGACAATGACCTCATAAAGGCATCCACAAGGAGAATGCTTGGCAGAAATTAGGATAGTTAGTtttcaagaatattattatgtcAATTAGCATAACATCCCCAGCTCAACAAGCATTATAGTAGACGATTTGAAAAGAACTATTCACAGCATGAAAGTCCCAGATTTCTGACTCAAACATAGAAAAATATCACAGACCTGAAAGCAATTAAGCAATCTTCAATTACTCAACAAGGCCCAACCAAGAAACTGTACATGCAGTTCTAAACACAAAAAATCAATCGCAGAGAATGTCTGACCTTTGTTATAGTTGGTACAAGTATTATCTTTGCCAACAAAGTTTGTTCCCACCTTCTCTCATAATCTCATAGGCAAGTTTGTGTTTTTCTAAAGATCCTGTTCCAGACTCAACGTATTTACTGGCTGTTTCTCTTAAACTCCAAACCATCAAGGCCTTAAGTTCCTGAGCACTAAAGCCCGATTCTGTATCACGTAAAACACCATACTCAGCATTCCTTGTCCACCGATGCAAGATGTATTGAGATGGAATTTCCTTTACGTTCATTAGGTTGAACACTTTTAAGATATGCCCGCAAAGCATgccttcaaattcaaacatcTGACAGCTGCAGCTCACATTTAGGGCACTGAAGGTTACCACATGCTTCTCATCCTCATTTCCGCACTTCCGCACTAAGTATCTGACAATAGTTGCTTCCTCATTAGTTTTTGTCACAAGATAATCAAAGGATTGCAGAAGTTCGTtctgaaatattttgaacatattaCGTGTATAAAGCCTTCTACATTGTTCTTCTATTGGTTCTTTGGTTTGTAGAAAAGCCTGCAAGTTCCATGTGTTGaaatcttctttcttttcctccTCACGACGACGCTCAAGACCTTGAGTGTATCTTGAAATAAACTCTCTTAGTGGTGTCTGGGCAGTTAAGGTCGCGCCAAAGAATGATTCAATGCTTTTACCTATTGGGATGCCAGCGAAAAAGCTTCTACGCAAGTACAATGGAACCCAACTTTCTCGCTTCTCATACATTTCTTTAAGCCAAATATTGTCCCTCTGGCCATATTTCTCGATAAGGGCAGTCCACATGGTACTAAATTGGGCAATGGATTGACTCTGGTAAATGCATTTGTTGTATTCAAATACGAATTGATTAGACATAGACctcaaattctctctttcCTTGGCCCTAATCTGCCACATTGAAAACCGATGGTGAGTCCTTGGAAAGATTCGGGCAATCGCCTGCTGGATAGCCTTGTCTTGATCAGcaataattgtttttggatgaCACCCAAACATTGCCCTTATCCATGTATTAAACAACCAAGTAAAAGACTCCTTCGATTCATTAGCTACTAAAGCACAACCCAAAAGCACCGGATGCCTGTGGTGGTTGATTCCAACAAATGTTGCAAATGGTATCAGATAATTAGTTTTCCTATATGAAGTATCAAAAATAATAGCATCTCCAAATTGACTGCATGAAAATCTAGACCTGCCATCTGCCCAGAAAACACTCATGCATCTACCATTATCAACTTCTACAGAGTGAAAGAATCCAGTGTCTTCTGATTGTCTGGTTTGAAAATACTCGAAAAGCACCCTGTACCAAGCACTTCCAATGTTGTTCTCCTGGCTTATCTTGATAATGCTGCCATTATTTATTTCAGCGAGATCGACAGAATCCAGTCCACCACTCACATCCTCTATGAATTTCTTCGAAGTAGCAAAAGTTTTCTTATTGGCCCCCATTTGACTCTCCAGATCATGATTATGATCTTTCTGGAGACGATCCACTATCCAGCTTCcaaattcttttctctttatcCTCATAAATGCTCCACAACCTACTCTTGAAGGGTGTTGAAATCCTTCCTTTGAGCAAACAAACCGCCGAGAAGTAACTGACCCATCATTTTTCGAGCGGAACAGCTGACCAATTCGTACTCGAAATCCTGTTTTTTCGGCATATGCTTGATAAAATTGGTAAGCTTCATTAGCTGAATTGAACTCTAGACCTGCATAAGGTTCAGGAATGCATTCTCCTTCACCTGCACTGCTTCTAAGCCGTTTGAAATTAATGACACCAGATGGGCATGACCCTCCATCAGcaaatgatttgattttgggcCTGTGGGACACATTAACTGATGATTTTTTAGCTGAATGATTTCTCTGCTTCGCAGTAGGCAAACTGTTTTCACCAGCAGAGTCAAACTCGTGATTGTGATCCTTCTTCATTTGGTCAAGTACCCACTTCCCAGAATCACGTTTTTGCACTCTAATATAAGCCGAACAACCTGTCCTTGAATTGAGCTGAAATCCCTCCTTTGAACACACAAACCTTCTTGATGAAACTGAACCATCAGTTCGAGAACGATACAACTGACCGATACGGATTTTGAATCCCACACGCTCTGCATATTGACTATAAAACTCGCGTGCATCATCTGCGGTATCAAATTCTAACCCAACAGATGGTTCCATTCTAGACCATCCTTCATCCGCTCCATTGACATTATCAATCACTGACAGCACACCTATCGGGTATGCATTTAGAACCATGGCATTCTCACATACTTCAGTGTTAAGATCTGTATTTGAACTGTATCATTAAGAAAAGATAATCA encodes:
- the LOC102608081 gene encoding protein FAR1-RELATED SEQUENCE 7 — its product is MRSSNTDLNTEVCENAMVLNAYPIGVLSVIDNVNGADEGWSRMEPSVGLEFDTADDAREFYSQYAERVGFKIRIGQLYRSRTDGSVSSRRFVCSKEGFQLNSRTGCSAYIRVQKRDSGKWVLDQMKKDHNHEFDSAGENSLPTAKQRNHSAKKSSVNVSHRPKIKSFADGGSCPSGVINFKRLRSSAGEGECIPEPYAGLEFNSANEAYQFYQAYAEKTGFRVRIGQLFRSKNDGSVTSRRFVCSKEGFQHPSRVGCGAFMRIKRKEFGSWIVDRLQKDHNHDLESQMGANKKTFATSKKFIEDVSGGLDSVDLAEINNGSIIKISQENNIGSAWYRVLFEYFQTRQSEDTGFFHSVEVDNGRCMSVFWADGRSRFSCSQFGDAIIFDTSYRKTNYLIPFATFVGINHHRHPVLLGCALVANESKESFTWLFNTWIRAMFGCHPKTIIADQDKAIQQAIARIFPRTHHRFSMWQIRAKERENLRSMSNQFVFEYNKCIYQSQSIAQFSTMWTALIEKYGQRDNIWLKEMYEKRESWVPLYLRRSFFAGIPIGKSIESFFGATLTAQTPLREFISRYTQGLERRREEEKKEDFNTWNLQAFLQTKEPIEEQCRRLYTRNMFKIFQNELLQSFDYLVTKTNEEATIVRYLVRKCGNEDEKHVVTFSALNVSCSCQMFEFEGMLCGHILKVFNLMNVKEIPSQYILHRWTRNAEYGVLRDTESGFSAQELKALMVWSLRETASKYVESGTGSLEKHKLAYEIMREGGNKLCWQR